The segment ctattttatcattataaaagaataaaataagagtTCAAGATTATACTATtatgatcaaaaatatattttttttaattagcaataccatattataagtaaaaaggcttctttttcttaataatttcataaatattgaattaaaattgatttctgtgaaaaaaaattatagctattaatattatcaaatggaatttcacacatgcagatttttaaaaaatacatgtgtAAAATACCATGTAAATAGGATTCTAATACACAATACTGTTTAGAAAGCGAAGTTATCACAATAAAAACTAAGTACAAAATTTTCAACTTACAGCACTTTgatattcattctttaatttttctcgtAATGAACTAAAATCAATAGGTTCCCCAAAGAAAATAgttactttctaaaaaataaacaagtataataataaataaaacaggaaTAATTTCTCATACAAGCatcattaaatgataaaatatttacattacacTGAAAAAAGCACTCAAtacaattactaaataaaaactaCCCTAAAATTGCACTGTTTTTCATAAATCAcgcactttttattattttagtatcaaCAACAAGAATATCAAATGCAAAAAGATAGAAAGGATTTTGAAGTcaacatatttaaaactgaatgtatatttaaattttgtacaattcTCCATTCTgatgcatttaaatgaaatttggcacacatattcCTTAGGATAAACAAGAAGTATTAGAAGTTATTAAGAAGTATTAGAAGTTATTAAAAAGTATCTACATCTTCCTAAAgaggataaaattaaaatttttctaacatttttcaccatgaaaaaaatggcaatattttaaagtttaaaaaatttgcttttttgtaGCACCATttctaatgcaaaaattattcagTGAATATGAAATCTTTTTCACAGCTTCATCATATCTACTGCTTgcgaatttttgttaatattaaatttaaggtGCTGTTTCCACACATTTTCACTTTTGCTTTAATTTAGTAGGATAAACACCTTTTAATGTGAATACATTCTGATTTATCTATAAGCACTGTCTTAAAATTATTGCCTTTTTTAACTTAAtgttgttttgcatttttaaatttagaaacaccCAGTTGGAatattatttgtctttttaatggtTGCTTCTTAACATGAACCTGCACTAGCATGTGTAATACCTTGCTTACTGCAATGCcatcttatctttattttaaatctaactaTACATTTAATTTGGTAGGcagaatcttataaataaattgttttctccCTATTTATATGATTACTATTTATTTAGCTTAggttaaaaataaagtatgatttaaattatattttaaaattttaacttaatatattaaatgatttttttttttcatctgaaaaagtaaaaagaaggtGTAAATAAAGTAgcaacaaattcatttaataaaatgttaactcattttatatgtttatcacattttaattcaCTGTTATGTAATTAATCACATCGTCTTCaaacatctcttttttttttaacatataaatacattttaattttaaattctgcattttctgactacatttttttttttttttagttctttttaactttatattctCTAAAATTCAAACATTCCCTCCTCCTTTCTAACCACTACTATGATACCATCAAATTTAATTTGGACTCCATATGATTTATGTATCAGTATacgctttgaaaaaattaatgtctaaacataccaaaaaaaaaaaaaaaaaaaaaaaaaattatgtctatgCAACTATCCTTACAGATAATAGTGAGAAAGTGTTTACATTTCTCCAGTTCTTTAATCTTAATGACATGCTGTTTGACTTTCAACATCttcaattatcaatttattttaatgctcaaGAAAGCTGAAAAACTAGCTCTTAAAGTTGTCCAGTATCAACAGAGAAACTCCTTTACTATGACAAATTAACTTTTACTATGGCTAATTTCCGGTTGCAAGTTCTCAAAACCTAAACTCCAAACAATCATTAAATGCTTATGccaaatagtaatattaaaaatgtcatcTAAAAACTTTAAAGCAGCAATTAGACTTTATTAATTATGGGTGAGGGTCCTGAAATCTcctgaaatacagaaaataaaaactaaaaaattattataacataaaaaatttatattagtgtttctcaatatttgtttttacttgCATATCCCTTTATCTATCATCAACCTAATCCCAtcacattatatataattaataaatctatataGATATCTATCAATGTTCACTCTTACATTTtccacatttttcttttctgcatattgcattttttttttgcaactattTCATGTACCCTTATGGATAAGTATAACACAAATTGAGGAATGTGGGTGTATATGTTTTATTGtttgtataaaacaaaaaaaaaagttatgggtACAATGATTAGTAGTTAATATAATTCCAATGCatattcaggggtgtttgtgggaccccaaaaaatcccctgaaacttttacggacttactaccggcattttggagtttcgagaaggggggggggagaaatgaaaaattacaattatgaaatattgaatgacctaattataaaagttcaatgaattactttttttgcaaaattaataaccaaaaattttcaaacatataaactactacattttatgcaaatattttaaattacctgaattctttaaaaaaaattatctaatttctgctgcttttttttattttctgatgtttgtgggcttgtctttcttttgtggtgaacttcataattgcaggaagattgacttttattttcctcatttacagttgaagaaatttcctcgagaactgcacatgcagaggtagaagcagtttgcttttctgctaatgtagaaggtttttcagagacttttataggtgactcatctgaaatacatgtttttaagtcctcttgatatgttttccaacttctgttcatattcagtaagagatctttgtgaattggatcagtcagtggattttttgagccatatttttcacatgaggtttctttagaagccattaaatcatatttaatagtctgcactgcatctagggaatcaatcttaagagaggttctatagtcagtgacaagtatatccattaagttgaatgcactttccactaatgggccatggaagcagctaaggcaggctttgaccaatttagccaatgtaggatacttataatcatttgtgaaatcatcttttaaattaaaaactttagaccaatatttatcaattgtacacttgacttgatttccactttcatcagatgtgtagagcatttctttggtgatatcaatatcactctggtataaccttatttcagcttctacttttgacttttcattatcactaaaaatatgggacatgataatttttcaaaagctaatattgtactggttttacctcttagctctggatctaatgctgtaaaactaattggatatgaatttttaaggggtaatttctgtttcatatgctgaaatttcaaagtgaaattctcttgcgtacataaataaaaaaatatttgaataagagaaacgaaaaatttacacgtgcatcaataaatgaaacgaaaattttacacagcggagaaaaaaaagttgcgaagcgatcaataacaaatagctaatacggcgaaaaatcccccttctctacttattggcgccacgccaggagagataagacctttgaacccagagtcacatGATCGCACATCTGGTAGCGAagtctctcctttttttttctgccgcgcctacttgccgaaaagaatccagaagagaatgtccgagaaacgggggaatgagtcataactcgcaataaggaaagaacaaaaaagaagttttttcccccttttcacgcattatcactgcctttggagaaagaaaggaaaagttttcaccacacacgctgaccttgcgttttctgctttcaaagcaaacaaaatcgcccagatcaaaataaataattcattattattcctacttccttttgaacgacgatccccggaatttccgtgtatcgaagttcaaaatccccggaattccggggtttccccggagcacaaacacccctgcatattaaaaatttttgagaaaaaaaatgtgattttgaaaaaatttggcaaattattaacattattattaaatttaaaaacaatttattaaaaagggaaatatttagattcactttatttctaaaatggaTATTCTGCCCAATCAGATTTACTAAGAAAGACAAAGTAGAGTAATTGGGGAAGAAAAGATAGACGATTTTAAATGCAGTTACTTAAAAGAGAGTGAGACTAATTTTACCTGTCCAATTCTAGGCCAGTATGGTTCAACATTTGGCAAAACACTGTCCATTCCTTTAAAACAtcagagaagaaaaataaatattccacaaGATAATGCTTATTTCACATAGAAGAAACAGATTAATTCACTGAATTACCTAAATGCCAAAATGGAATAACAATGGGACAAATTTTACATTCAGCAATCAAGCGTCCTATTCCTGAAAAAGTATATgacatatttctatataaaacagtataaacttattacatatattatacaataaattttaaaaagtttcattacataaaaaaacacaaaaatatgatttcagaAATTAACTTTGATGGCATGATACGAAGTTTTATAGATAAGCAATTAACATCAtcccaattaatttttaacattaagattaatattcaagaaatagttttagaaatttctaaatgtaaattctaaatttaatttcccttgaaaacataaattttattctttttttccataATCTTTGAGTAATGAATATCAGGGCATTATTGCCAAATAGACACAAAAAGTAAATTGAGTTACTTTGACAGgttactttaaaagaattttgaaagctcaaaatttttttatgactttagatttgaattaaaaactaattccCATTCAACTgtcaatattaaagaaaaagcatAAACACTCAGTTAGTGGAGAATATTTTGAATCCTCTTTGAGGTATATAGAATGCTAATTGAACTGCCATGCttcttaaaacaataataagTTCAATAGAAAATGGCATTATCACTATAGTCAGTAAAAATTCAAGTTAACAAGTATACAAGAGACTACAAAAGACACCACATACAAATGATGTTATGTGTGTTCATAACTTAATGATTATAGAAAGAGcttcatgaatttaaataaattccattatattGATGCTTCAAatagcttaattattttttaatttattacgatCATAATCAGGATTACACCTGAATCTATTGATAAATGGAATCTATAAATACACAGAGGCTCAAGTAATGTGAAAATCAAAGAATATGCTCAGTCACTAAATCTAGCTCATAATTATTCATAGACTTTCTAATTATGTATCACAGATATGGTTTCATCACTCCTTCTTAGTAATGAtttccaattcaaaaaaaaaaaatctgttgaataTTTGCTGATTGTTGGTCTTACCAGGGAGCTCGCTCAGAATCCATAACAAGAATTAACATTCAGGAATCACTATAAGTTTGGAATAATTTGGAACAATTCCAGATTTCTTCACAGTAACTTCTAAAGAGGCACTGATCACTTGACCATCAGTGTTTTCTTTCAAACACAATTGGGAACATAATTAACATACTACTCTTAGCATTAGAAAAATAATCCATTTCATATTTTGGGGTATGCAATATCATGCAGCTTTCTCCAAAGTGAGTTATgagctcaaaaataaataaaaacagcagCTGTCTTCtctaacttaaaattttacttcacttaattttctaaatatatgataTGCCCTGATTAAATGATTCAAAGACCTAGGTTTTGTTGCAGagcaaattagaatattttcagattcttcaaattgaataattagtaaataaatctaaaaatacagGAACTTTTTTAAACAGATTCAAAGTGGTGATATGAAAGtgacatttattaaacatttaatacaataaaaattataacataaaatgcgcaataatttcatgttttatcttattttatataattttacaaatcaaatttaaaaagttaataatcttttatgaataatggcaataaataaagtttttttcaacTGCTTTCATTAgtgtatagaagaaaaaaaagaaaacaaaacaatttttttaatcaaaaattagaagACAGTCAAACAAAGACAATAAAAACTGAAACACAAATGCAAATAATCtaagtaaattggaattttaatctcattcataataattttatttttaactttaatcaatatttaataatttcatcagGAATTTCACAACAGCTTAATTACACTTTAGTCTACAATTTCAGAATCTCATGGTCTTACATTTTTGTCTGAATacaaagttttgataaaataaagagCCTCCACTTTTTAGTCTCCAAACAAAACTCTTCTTATGATTTTATGCTTTgtcttaaattcttattttgatagTATGAACTATTGTAGCCAGttgttattaaatacattatcaaATTGTACCATCTGTAcagaatcaaaatataataaaaattatcaattatctgTTAACAAAGTGTTGAAAATATAGAACATAGTGTGCTGCCATCTAGAACAcacaattgcaaaaaaaaaaaaaaaaaaaaatgttttaactctagcacaacagaaaatgaattaaaaaaaaatcaactgcaaaaatttttaaaaaaattaaaccaaaagatATATGATTCTAGAAaactgcattaattaaaaaattatttctatactgACTCACCCCATTTTAAGCgtatgaattcatttttagcCATGTTTACTTTCCCTTCAGGGAAGAAATGAACCCAACATCCAGCATTTAGGCGTTCCAGACAAAAGTCCATTCCTTTCTGATAGACACCGGCACCACGGATGACGGGCACCGTTTTACCAAAAGTGAAAAACTGTGCATGCCAGTCATTTGTGAAACAGATATCATGAGCAGCTGCTGACCACCTCATGATTCGACTGTTGATTACATGCCTCCAGTCTAAAATGCCTAtgacataaaatgaaatctaactcaaaagtaaaaattattcacacaTACATAAAATGCTacatatatttagtaaaacaCTATTAAAAAGCACAAgaagatatataataatttaatctttatatatatgaatGGTGAATGTCAACATATACCAAATACCTCGGTGAaagactgaatatttttattatattcttatatattcgaACTATCACCGGTGTATGTTGACAATCACTATGCACTGATAGtaaatgttgaaagaaatatattttcattgcgtttttaaatcatactttattataaaaacatattatgaatGATATATGTCAAAATAGGAGAGAGCtatagtaattaaactattaaactaaAAGTTATCgtattaaacttaattatgtgATTGAACTTTATACTATCTTATTTCTTACAACAATTTAAACTGTTATGGTACTTTGAATTGCACAAGTGTTCCATGCTTTTACAATTGCATTTACta is part of the Argiope bruennichi chromosome 10, qqArgBrue1.1, whole genome shotgun sequence genome and harbors:
- the LOC129989462 gene encoding tafazzin-like isoform X1 is translated as MDNMPGGDEILRWKFPPSNKLQNFSLWQLGSALVIPAVGVLSKLMTDWLNTVTVHNREVLIDAIDNRPKGTPLITVCNHHSCLDDPMLWGILDWRHVINSRIMRWSAAAHDICFTNDWHAQFFTFGKTVPVIRGAGVYQKGMDFCLERLNAGCWVHFFPEGKVNMAKNEFIRLKWGIGRLIAECKICPIVIPFWHLGMDSVLPNVEPYWPRIGQKVTIFFGEPIDFSSLREKLKNEYQSAPALEFGEGQILKEYLKMEKRKIITDKIQDNLFQLKQQAERLHVVQTE
- the LOC129989462 gene encoding tafazzin-like isoform X2 produces the protein MDNMPGGDEILRWKFPPSNKLQNFSLWQLGSALVIPAVGVLSKLMTDWLNTVTVHNREVLIDAIDNRPKGTPLITVCNHHSCLDDPMLWGILDWRHVINSRIMRWSAAAHDICFTNDWHAQFFTFGKTVPVIRGAGVYQKGMDFCLERLNAGCWVHFFPEGKVNMAKNEFIRLKWGIGRLIAECKICPIVIPFWHLGMDSVLPNVEPYWPRIGQKVTIFFGEPIDFSSLREKLKNEYQSAMEKRKIITDKIQDNLFQLKQQAERLHVVQTE